One window of Candidatus Limnocylindrales bacterium genomic DNA carries:
- a CDS encoding GlsB/YeaQ/YmgE family stress response membrane protein: MGLFAWIFLGLISGALAKLIMPGHQGGGFFRTTLLGVAGALIGGFVGARLLGFGEITGFDLRSMAIAVGGALLVLFVFGLASQDRTAVR, encoded by the coding sequence ATGGGACTATTTGCGTGGATTTTTCTCGGCCTGATCTCCGGCGCGCTCGCCAAGCTCATCATGCCCGGACATCAGGGAGGCGGTTTCTTTCGTACGACTCTGCTTGGTGTGGCCGGGGCGCTCATCGGTGGGTTCGTCGGCGCTCGTCTGCTCGGGTTTGGCGAGATCACCGGATTCGACCTTCGCAGCATGGCGATCGCCGTGGGCGGTGCGCTGCTGGTGCTGTTCGTCTTCGGCCTGGCATCGCAGGACCGCACTGCGGTCCGATAG
- a CDS encoding HupE/UreJ family protein: MNAVNTRVKLALASLLGALAISTVAHAHLGNISYADFTVRGRGVLVEFKYASHLTPGLPLRATNPTRAELLAHETDISNWIADTTRVDSSSGQPCRFELDNVVGPDRNQDLDVIGVWTCEGDDIKGLRIDFHPLALLLDDWQTIASMKLAGQNYSTVFTPGATTWQVGETVASSPASRQSSAVSEPATESSSAFARFFRLGVWHIWTGYDHLLFLLAVLLAGGGIARIAGIVTSFTVAHSITLGAAATGLVRLPVAPVEAAIAVSIVFVAVENLLERGADRRALVTFFFGLIHGFGFASVLAGAALPAGGILVPLLAFNLGVEAGQLVVVAAVVPLLSVALRSSYGRTVKRVLSALIAIAGAVWAIERIAAIFAAAT; this comes from the coding sequence GTGAACGCGGTGAACACGCGTGTGAAACTCGCGCTGGCGTCGCTTCTGGGCGCGCTCGCGATCTCAACGGTCGCGCACGCGCATCTCGGCAACATCAGCTACGCCGATTTCACCGTCCGCGGCCGCGGCGTGCTCGTCGAATTCAAGTACGCGTCGCACCTGACTCCGGGACTTCCGCTGCGCGCGACCAACCCGACCCGCGCCGAGCTGCTGGCGCACGAAACCGACATCAGCAACTGGATTGCCGACACGACGCGCGTCGACTCGTCGTCCGGCCAGCCGTGCCGCTTCGAGCTCGACAACGTGGTCGGACCCGACCGCAACCAGGACCTCGACGTGATCGGTGTCTGGACGTGCGAAGGCGACGACATCAAGGGCCTGCGCATCGACTTCCATCCGCTCGCGCTGCTGCTCGACGACTGGCAGACGATCGCGTCGATGAAGCTCGCCGGGCAGAACTACAGCACCGTCTTCACGCCGGGCGCGACCACGTGGCAGGTCGGCGAGACAGTCGCGTCTTCACCGGCTTCCCGGCAGAGCAGCGCAGTGTCCGAGCCTGCTACGGAAAGCAGCTCGGCGTTTGCGCGCTTCTTCCGGCTCGGCGTCTGGCACATCTGGACCGGCTACGACCATCTGCTGTTTCTTCTCGCCGTGCTTCTGGCGGGAGGCGGCATTGCGAGAATTGCCGGCATCGTCACATCGTTCACCGTCGCGCACAGCATCACGCTCGGCGCGGCGGCGACCGGCCTCGTGCGGCTTCCGGTCGCTCCGGTGGAAGCGGCGATCGCGGTCAGCATCGTGTTCGTTGCGGTGGAGAATCTGCTCGAGCGCGGCGCGGATCGCCGCGCGCTCGTCACGTTCTTCTTCGGGCTCATCCACGGATTCGGCTTTGCGAGCGTGCTCGCCGGGGCCGCGCTTCCGGCGGGCGGCATCCTCGTGCCGCTGCTGGCGTTCAATCTCGGTGTCGAAGCCGGTCAGCTCGTGGTCGTGGCGGCCGTGGTTCCGCTGCTGAGCGTTGCGCTGCGCAGCAGCTACGGGCGAACGGTCAAGCGCGTGCTTTCGGCACTGATCGCGATCGCCGGTGCGGTCTGGGCCATCGAGCGCATCGCCGCGATCTTTGCCGCGGCCACCTGA